From a region of the Micropterus dolomieu isolate WLL.071019.BEF.003 ecotype Adirondacks linkage group LG21, ASM2129224v1, whole genome shotgun sequence genome:
- the LOC123960479 gene encoding tight junction protein ZO-2-like, whose protein sequence is MESYHSYSPPEERRSRQSDLSSHSSNERDNPREEPMRTAKMSAMASPFRVPEDPQASAELDKDTAHIEEPPVAATATPKILLRPSAEDEKIYG, encoded by the exons ATGGAGTCATACCATTCCTATTCTCccccagaggagaggaggtcCCGCCAGTCTGACCTGTCCTCCCACTCTTCTAATGAAAGAGACAACCCCAG ggAAGAACCCATGAGGACAGCCAAGATGTCAGCCATGGCCTCACCATTCAGAGTACCTGAAGACCCCCAGGCCTCAGCTGAGCTGGACAAAGACACAGCACACATTGAGGAGCCTCCAG TTGCTGCAACAGCCACACCCAAGATTCTCCTCCGACCAAGTGCAGAAGATGAAAAAATATATGGGTGA